The following are from one region of the Methanomassiliicoccales archaeon LGM-DZ1 genome:
- a CDS encoding DNA replication complex GINS family protein, whose amino-acid sequence MSLLADSPMTFDEISELFRVEHKSKTLTEVRKDLYPAMAALIRQLKSEYESILAKDIDSPLAEGINDKRKKARDHARSIVDLRLGKISKMALRGSMGGDIDISRMTKEERAFYDNILKGAEYMRGLVDRLSGNAPFRLPDIQMPEPSKPEPNDGRFPTPSPIPPSEPVREPIKKPEPSKPEPEPEEIPDDWGAPAAGSGKAPEVRGSAPAPSPSASEIPDDWGEPSADPPDENLDIPDDGKDTEDDGLDRMAAMPSAPPQRAPSPLPAAQVHDAPAPEAVPEGGNEDEEEGTDEEMALDAEMGMPMRPASAAPKKKVRNDLALIRILQDAPMPIAGPDRSYILKRGDVLYMPDVLALPLVQAGIAAEIRYSK is encoded by the coding sequence ATGTCCCTATTGGCGGACTCGCCCATGACGTTCGATGAGATCTCCGAGCTCTTCCGCGTCGAGCACAAGTCCAAAACACTGACCGAGGTCCGCAAGGACCTCTATCCGGCCATGGCGGCCCTGATCAGACAGCTCAAGTCAGAGTACGAGAGCATACTTGCCAAGGACATCGATTCCCCTCTGGCCGAGGGCATCAACGACAAGAGGAAGAAGGCCAGGGACCACGCCCGCTCGATCGTCGACCTCCGCCTGGGGAAGATATCCAAGATGGCCCTCCGCGGCTCGATGGGAGGGGACATCGACATATCCAGGATGACGAAGGAGGAGCGCGCCTTCTACGATAACATCCTGAAAGGCGCCGAGTACATGCGCGGCCTGGTCGACAGGCTCAGCGGCAATGCGCCCTTCCGGCTTCCCGACATACAGATGCCGGAGCCCAGCAAGCCGGAGCCGAACGACGGCAGGTTCCCGACGCCGTCCCCGATACCGCCCTCAGAACCTGTCAGGGAGCCGATCAAGAAACCTGAGCCCAGCAAGCCGGAGCCTGAGCCTGAGGAGATCCCTGACGACTGGGGGGCTCCCGCCGCCGGCTCCGGAAAAGCGCCTGAGGTCCGCGGGAGCGCCCCGGCCCCGTCTCCGTCCGCCTCCGAGATACCCGATGACTGGGGAGAACCTTCGGCCGATCCCCCCGACGAGAACCTGGACATCCCTGATGACGGGAAGGACACGGAAGACGACGGCCTCGACAGGATGGCCGCCATGCCCTCGGCGCCTCCGCAGCGCGCTCCCTCCCCGCTCCCGGCGGCGCAGGTCCATGACGCCCCGGCGCCGGAGGCCGTCCCCGAGGGAGGGAACGAGGATGAGGAGGAGGGCACGGACGAGGAGATGGCCCTGGACGCGGAGATGGGCATGCCGATGAGGCCCGCCTCCGCAGCGCCCAAGAAGAAGGTCAGGAACGATCTCGCCCTCATCAGGATCCTGCAGGACGCGCCGATGCCCATCGCCGGACCGGACCGCTCCTACATACTCAAGCGCGGCGACGTCCTGTACATGCCTGATGTCCTGGCACTTCCGCTCGTGCAGGCAGGCATCGCGGCAGAGATAAGATACTCGAAATGA
- a CDS encoding DUF167 family protein — protein MRISDVSRRRPDGLEIDVLVSPRSPKRCLDGFDEWRKRLIVRVRAPPVGGKADEDVCGLFSEIAGCRSEITAGMTSRQKTVLVRGDAADIEAALEKAAESDR, from the coding sequence ATGAGGATTTCGGACGTCAGCCGCAGGAGGCCGGACGGCCTCGAGATCGATGTCCTGGTCTCCCCCCGTTCGCCGAAACGCTGCCTGGACGGGTTCGATGAATGGAGGAAGAGGCTCATCGTCAGGGTGCGCGCCCCTCCGGTCGGCGGGAAGGCCGACGAGGACGTATGCGGCCTCTTCTCGGAGATCGCCGGTTGCAGGTCCGAGATAACCGCCGGCATGACGTCCAGGCAGAAGACCGTGCTCGTCCGCGGGGATGCGGCGGATATCGAAGCGGCGCTGGAAAAAGCAGCGGAAAGCGACCGCTGA
- the tmk gene encoding dTMP kinase — translation MRGRFVVLEGIDGSGKTTLARGLAGLVPDAWVTSEPTDGPLGSALRFGSLGDIPPAAEALLFAADRAVHTEQIEKDLSEGRWVICDRYLASTAAYQAAAMGEAADREWLVSMQKHSVTEPDLTILLDMDPEESLGRVEGRGLERSRFEKLGYLRAVREEYLRLASEMGFEIIDASKGRDEVLARAVELLKQKGIYASERRDLRREEQQA, via the coding sequence ATGAGAGGAAGGTTCGTGGTCCTGGAGGGGATCGACGGATCCGGCAAGACCACGCTGGCCCGCGGGCTGGCCGGGCTGGTCCCGGACGCATGGGTCACGTCGGAGCCCACCGACGGCCCGCTGGGCTCCGCTCTGCGCTTCGGATCGCTCGGGGACATACCCCCGGCGGCCGAGGCGCTGCTGTTCGCGGCCGACCGCGCCGTGCACACCGAGCAGATCGAGAAGGACCTGTCCGAAGGGCGCTGGGTCATCTGCGACAGGTACCTCGCGAGCACCGCGGCCTACCAGGCGGCCGCCATGGGCGAGGCCGCCGACCGCGAATGGCTCGTCTCCATGCAGAAGCACTCGGTCACCGAGCCGGACCTGACGATCCTCCTCGACATGGACCCTGAGGAGAGCCTCGGAAGAGTGGAGGGGCGCGGGCTGGAGAGGAGCAGGTTCGAGAAGCTCGGCTACCTGCGCGCCGTCAGGGAAGAATACCTGAGGCTGGCCTCCGAGATGGGCTTCGAGATCATAGACGCCTCAAAGGGCCGGGACGAGGTCCTGGCCAGGGCCGTCGAATTACTGAAACAGAAGGGAATATATGCATCCGAGCGAAGAGATCTACGCAGAGAAGAGCAACAAGCTTAG
- the coaBC gene encoding bifunctional phosphopantothenoylcysteine decarboxylase/phosphopantothenate--cysteine ligase CoaBC gives MHPSEEIYAEKSNKLSGKTIVLGITGSIAAVQCFSLIRELIRNGAKVIPVMTPAAVKLVAPDALEFASGVKPVTEITGQTEHIKYLGDPADADLFLVYPATANTVSKMANGICDTPVTTMASVALGSEIPVAVAPAMHGYMEENPTVKKNIAVLKEMGVSIIGPRVVDGVAKAASVSEVVAWAIKLLSHDDLSGKKILIIGGRSEEPLDSMRLITNRSSGLMAVSLAQRAFERGAGVELWMGASSVPVPDYIPTREYETVADLVSMLPDIDADVVIVPAALADFTPEEKYDGKIPSGKGFEMKMKPVPKVLPLIREKCGFVIGYKAESGLSRDELIKRARGRLEEYDLRACVANDVDSAGKTSASMILVTKDGADDITGSKAAISDSILNFIARN, from the coding sequence ATGCATCCGAGCGAAGAGATCTACGCAGAGAAGAGCAACAAGCTTAGCGGCAAGACCATCGTGCTGGGGATCACCGGGAGCATCGCTGCCGTCCAGTGCTTCTCGCTGATCCGCGAGCTCATCAGGAACGGCGCCAAGGTCATCCCCGTGATGACCCCCGCCGCGGTGAAACTGGTCGCGCCGGACGCGCTCGAGTTCGCATCCGGGGTGAAACCGGTCACGGAGATAACCGGGCAGACCGAGCACATCAAGTACCTCGGCGACCCGGCGGACGCCGATCTTTTCCTCGTCTACCCCGCTACCGCCAACACGGTCTCCAAGATGGCCAACGGCATCTGCGACACCCCGGTCACCACCATGGCCTCGGTGGCCCTGGGCTCCGAGATCCCCGTGGCGGTCGCTCCCGCCATGCACGGGTACATGGAGGAGAACCCGACCGTTAAGAAGAACATCGCCGTCCTGAAGGAGATGGGGGTCAGCATCATCGGCCCGAGGGTCGTCGACGGCGTCGCCAAGGCCGCTTCGGTGTCGGAGGTGGTCGCCTGGGCGATCAAGCTGCTCTCGCACGATGACCTCTCCGGGAAGAAGATCCTCATCATCGGCGGCAGGAGCGAGGAGCCCCTCGACTCCATGCGCCTGATCACCAACAGGTCCTCCGGGCTCATGGCCGTGTCCCTCGCCCAGCGCGCCTTCGAGCGCGGCGCCGGGGTCGAGCTGTGGATGGGCGCCAGCTCCGTCCCCGTCCCGGACTACATACCTACAAGGGAATACGAGACCGTCGCCGACCTCGTCTCCATGCTCCCGGACATCGACGCCGACGTGGTCATCGTCCCGGCGGCCCTGGCCGATTTCACGCCCGAGGAGAAGTACGACGGGAAGATACCCAGCGGGAAGGGCTTCGAGATGAAGATGAAGCCCGTCCCCAAGGTCCTGCCCCTGATCAGGGAGAAGTGCGGGTTCGTCATCGGCTACAAGGCCGAATCGGGGCTCAGCCGCGACGAGCTGATCAAGAGGGCCAGGGGAAGGCTGGAGGAGTACGACCTCAGGGCCTGCGTGGCCAACGACGTCGATTCCGCCGGGAAGACCTCCGCCTCCATGATCCTGGTGACCAAGGACGGCGCGGATGACATCACCGGTTCCAAGGCGGCCATCTCCGACTCCATCCTCAACTTCATCGCAAGGAACTGA
- a CDS encoding pantothenate kinase, whose amino-acid sequence MPSAYCPGHITCIFRPCAGSEETDLLKIGSVGVGIRISLGAEATLEERSAGKTIITVDGEEGDFPVSRAAMARMLPGRGFELTVRNGAPTGQGFGMSAAGAVAAALCAAELKGETMQAAYVSAHMAELIGGGGLGDVSAITCPAHVPVRVRPGLPPDGEVRGTDIKLPKLALAVLGPKMNTGKILVNPANYARIAAAGISCLEAFSADESGENLFRQSNAFSSATGIEAPEVSSAVAELNSAGIPAAMCMLGNSIVAQCGPDELSELLGGVPAIGCSSTGALPHITRRG is encoded by the coding sequence ATGCCTTCCGCCTACTGCCCGGGGCACATAACCTGCATCTTCAGGCCGTGCGCGGGCAGCGAGGAGACGGACCTCCTCAAGATCGGCTCGGTGGGCGTCGGCATCCGCATCTCCCTCGGCGCCGAGGCTACCTTGGAGGAGCGCTCCGCCGGGAAGACTATCATCACCGTGGACGGGGAGGAAGGGGATTTCCCCGTGTCCCGTGCGGCCATGGCGCGTATGCTGCCAGGCCGCGGGTTCGAGCTCACGGTGAGGAACGGTGCACCGACCGGCCAGGGGTTCGGGATGAGCGCCGCCGGGGCCGTGGCCGCTGCCCTCTGCGCCGCCGAGCTGAAAGGGGAGACCATGCAGGCCGCCTATGTCTCGGCGCACATGGCCGAACTGATAGGCGGCGGAGGCCTGGGAGATGTCTCGGCCATAACCTGCCCCGCCCACGTGCCGGTGCGCGTCCGTCCGGGCCTGCCTCCCGACGGCGAGGTGCGCGGGACGGACATAAAACTGCCGAAGCTGGCACTTGCGGTCCTCGGACCCAAGATGAACACCGGGAAGATCCTCGTGAACCCGGCGAACTACGCCCGCATCGCTGCCGCCGGCATATCCTGCCTGGAGGCGTTCTCCGCCGATGAGAGCGGGGAGAACCTCTTCAGGCAGTCCAATGCCTTCTCCTCGGCCACGGGGATCGAGGCCCCCGAGGTCTCGTCCGCGGTGGCCGAGCTCAATTCTGCGGGCATACCCGCCGCCATGTGCATGCTCGGCAACAGCATCGTGGCCCAATGCGGGCCGGACGAGCTATCGGAGCTCCTCGGAGGGGTGCCGGCGATCGGGTGCTCTTCGACCGGAGCCCTCCCGCACATCACTCGTAGAGGGTGA
- a CDS encoding DUF357 domain-containing protein: protein MENEVKNIVTDERIDRYLDITARALAKIKIAAPERSFNRRLADSFMEMAQAYYSDAKHFRETGDLVTAFAAVNYAHGWLDCGARIGLFDVGGDDRLFTLYE from the coding sequence ATGGAGAACGAGGTCAAGAACATCGTAACGGACGAGAGGATCGACAGGTACCTCGACATCACCGCGCGCGCCCTGGCGAAGATTAAGATCGCCGCGCCGGAGCGTTCGTTCAACCGCCGCCTGGCGGACAGCTTCATGGAGATGGCCCAGGCCTACTACAGCGACGCCAAGCACTTCAGGGAGACCGGCGACCTGGTGACCGCCTTCGCGGCCGTCAACTATGCCCACGGATGGCTCGACTGCGGCGCCAGGATCGGCCTGTTCGACGTCGGAGGGGACGACCGGCTCTTCACCCTCTACGAGTGA
- a CDS encoding ribose-phosphate diphosphokinase, with protein sequence MIIVGGSASMDLAKELASILECDYIQAATTSFPDGECYTRIDRESLDDDVVIVQTTFPDSKLVEMFLLQDAVRRLGARTITLVIPYFGYARQDRVFKPGEPESAKVMCQHLDMNCDRVITVDIHKEAILNYFNHPHKDIKAAAAIAEYFKAKGIDIVMSPDIGAAGRAKMVGDFMGLPYDHLNKTRLSGTEVRIAPAEADVKGKKVLIVDDMISTGGTIVAAAAALREAGAAGISVACTHGLFLNNSLERFTGASFDSVLSCNTLNSPVSHISVARLIADALREAKEGKW encoded by the coding sequence ATGATAATCGTAGGCGGGTCTGCATCGATGGACCTGGCCAAGGAACTGGCCTCCATCCTCGAGTGCGACTACATCCAGGCGGCGACGACCTCCTTCCCAGACGGGGAGTGCTACACAAGGATCGACAGGGAATCCCTCGACGACGATGTCGTCATCGTGCAGACGACCTTCCCGGACAGCAAGCTCGTGGAGATGTTCCTCCTCCAGGATGCCGTCAGGAGGCTCGGAGCGAGGACCATCACCCTCGTCATCCCCTATTTCGGGTACGCCAGGCAGGACAGGGTCTTCAAGCCCGGGGAGCCCGAGTCGGCCAAGGTCATGTGCCAGCACCTGGACATGAACTGCGACCGCGTGATCACCGTCGATATCCACAAGGAGGCGATCCTGAACTACTTCAACCATCCCCACAAGGACATCAAGGCCGCCGCCGCCATCGCCGAGTACTTCAAGGCCAAGGGCATCGACATCGTCATGTCCCCCGACATCGGCGCCGCCGGGCGCGCGAAGATGGTCGGGGACTTCATGGGGCTCCCCTACGACCACCTGAACAAGACCCGCCTGTCCGGGACCGAGGTCCGCATCGCGCCCGCCGAGGCGGATGTGAAGGGGAAGAAGGTCCTCATCGTCGACGACATGATCTCCACCGGCGGGACCATCGTCGCGGCCGCCGCCGCGCTCAGGGAAGCGGGCGCGGCCGGGATATCCGTCGCCTGCACCCACGGCCTGTTCCTGAACAACTCCCTCGAGAGGTTCACCGGCGCCTCGTTCGATTCGGTGCTGAGCTGCAACACGCTCAACAGCCCCGTCTCCCATATCTCCGTCGCCCGCCTGATCGCTGACGCGCTCAGGGAAGCCAAGGAAGGGAAGTGGTGA
- the proS gene encoding proline--tRNA ligase yields the protein MTTAGNEKSDKLKTAKDDDFFEWYNDIVIKANLCDNRYPIKGMNVWTPYGWKLMRQIDAFIRREMDATDHEEVCFPLLIPETEFKKEKDHIKGFDEEVYWVTHAGLNPLDIRLVVRPTSETAMYPMFSLWVRSHQDLPLKIFQIVNTFRYETKQTRAFMRVREIHFFESHTCHADREDAERQVKQDIEIVDAVCRELCIPHSFLIRTDWDKFPGAFYTVGIDTIMPDGRTLQIGSAHYYSTNFSKPYNITYEKENGEHEYVHQTTLGMTERLLGAVVGIHGDNSGLVLPPAIAPVQAVIIPIFKKDNEAEVMQVCRAAEAALASAGIRAKLDDSDGRPGAKFYVWELKGVPLRLEIGGKDIENGVATFARRDTGAKGTVELESIGQGVRMMLDIIASDMMKSAEEKQKGFIDDFSDMSAESIPEGRIVRIGWCGSPECGHKFEDKYDMKILGTPYRPEEWKGRCVCCGKEGCGPAYAARTL from the coding sequence GTGACCACGGCCGGAAACGAGAAATCGGACAAGCTGAAGACCGCCAAGGACGACGACTTCTTCGAGTGGTACAACGACATCGTCATCAAGGCGAACCTCTGCGACAACCGCTACCCCATCAAGGGCATGAACGTCTGGACCCCCTACGGCTGGAAGCTCATGAGGCAGATTGACGCCTTCATACGCAGGGAGATGGACGCCACGGACCACGAGGAGGTGTGCTTCCCCCTGCTGATCCCGGAGACCGAGTTCAAGAAGGAGAAGGACCACATCAAAGGCTTCGACGAGGAGGTCTACTGGGTCACCCACGCCGGCCTCAACCCCCTGGACATCAGGCTGGTCGTCCGCCCCACCTCGGAGACCGCCATGTACCCCATGTTCTCCCTCTGGGTCAGGTCGCACCAGGACCTCCCGCTCAAGATCTTCCAGATCGTCAACACCTTCAGGTACGAGACCAAGCAGACCCGCGCGTTCATGCGCGTCAGGGAGATCCACTTCTTCGAATCCCACACCTGCCATGCCGACCGCGAGGACGCCGAAAGGCAGGTGAAGCAGGACATCGAGATCGTCGACGCTGTGTGCAGAGAGCTGTGCATACCCCATTCCTTCCTCATCAGGACCGACTGGGACAAGTTCCCCGGAGCGTTCTACACTGTCGGAATCGACACCATCATGCCCGACGGGAGGACCCTGCAGATCGGTTCCGCCCACTACTACAGCACCAACTTCTCCAAGCCCTACAACATCACTTACGAGAAGGAGAACGGGGAGCACGAGTACGTCCACCAGACGACCCTAGGCATGACCGAGAGGCTGCTCGGAGCCGTGGTCGGCATCCACGGGGACAACAGCGGACTGGTCCTCCCGCCCGCCATCGCCCCCGTGCAGGCGGTCATCATCCCCATCTTCAAGAAGGACAACGAGGCCGAGGTCATGCAGGTCTGCAGGGCCGCCGAGGCCGCGCTAGCATCGGCGGGCATCAGGGCCAAGCTCGACGACAGCGACGGCAGGCCGGGCGCCAAGTTCTACGTCTGGGAGCTCAAAGGCGTGCCCCTGAGGCTCGAGATCGGCGGAAAGGACATCGAGAACGGCGTCGCTACCTTCGCGAGGAGGGACACCGGCGCCAAGGGCACTGTCGAGCTGGAGTCCATCGGCCAGGGCGTGCGGATGATGCTGGACATCATAGCCTCCGACATGATGAAGAGCGCGGAGGAGAAGCAGAAAGGGTTCATCGACGATTTCTCCGACATGTCCGCCGAGAGCATTCCCGAGGGCCGCATCGTCAGGATAGGATGGTGCGGGAGCCCCGAATGCGGCCACAAGTTCGAGGACAAGTACGACATGAAGATCCTCGGAACCCCCTACAGGCCCGAGGAATGGAAGGGCAGGTGCGTCTGCTGCGGCAAGGAAGGATGCGGCCCTGCCTACGCCGCCCGCACCCTCTGA
- a CDS encoding glycosyltransferase family 87 protein, giving the protein MWYAKWQLIEGGALPYRDFNFSYPPLALALFIIPGLASGTAEGFYAVFSAQMLAIAWLTVLLVSRTASRMGLDGFRAAALYFIVLLMYSTELTKKLDIAAAAAVLSAMWLWLSGRRTGSYLMLVLGALVKIYPVFLIPVFLMASYLAPGGDRRIGILKGIAAAAGLGVAAALLMLAAGVPMSGLSEAFLSQTGRSFQAESVPGNITHLLGLLGISDYGVAESAHTYIITQGPLAGLRDGWIWVVAAMCILSYIAVWVFGKRSSAGGPARVLALGSCLTVLAVLLSYMVFSTQYMLWIVTLLPFAIMGEKGPSARLRMQAAYLALFPVLLPLMVWYLFGIGEAAAALSVLVRNLLLLWFALRIISMLSGRRLAFPRRQ; this is encoded by the coding sequence GTGTGGTATGCCAAATGGCAGCTGATCGAGGGCGGCGCCCTGCCGTACCGCGATTTCAATTTCTCCTACCCCCCGCTGGCCCTGGCCCTCTTCATCATCCCGGGGCTGGCCTCCGGCACCGCCGAAGGGTTCTACGCTGTCTTCTCGGCGCAGATGCTGGCCATCGCCTGGCTAACCGTCCTCCTGGTCTCCAGGACAGCCTCCAGGATGGGGCTGGACGGTTTCAGGGCGGCGGCCCTGTACTTCATCGTCCTGCTGATGTACTCCACGGAGCTCACCAAGAAGCTCGACATCGCGGCCGCTGCCGCGGTGCTGTCGGCGATGTGGCTCTGGCTATCGGGGCGCAGGACGGGATCGTACCTGATGCTGGTTCTCGGAGCGCTCGTCAAGATCTACCCGGTTTTCCTGATCCCGGTTTTCCTGATGGCATCATATCTCGCGCCCGGCGGAGACCGCCGCATCGGGATCCTGAAGGGCATCGCCGCGGCCGCCGGGCTGGGCGTTGCTGCCGCATTGCTGATGCTGGCCGCCGGCGTCCCGATGTCCGGGCTGAGCGAGGCCTTCCTGAGCCAGACCGGGCGCAGCTTCCAGGCCGAGAGCGTTCCGGGGAACATCACCCATCTGCTGGGCCTCCTGGGTATATCCGATTACGGGGTGGCCGAGAGCGCCCACACCTACATCATCACGCAGGGCCCCCTGGCCGGTCTCCGGGACGGATGGATATGGGTTGTCGCGGCCATGTGCATCCTGTCGTACATCGCTGTCTGGGTCTTCGGGAAGAGGTCCTCCGCCGGCGGCCCCGCCAGGGTCCTCGCGCTCGGTTCCTGCCTCACCGTGCTGGCCGTCCTGCTCAGCTACATGGTCTTCTCCACCCAGTACATGCTGTGGATCGTCACCCTCCTCCCGTTCGCGATCATGGGCGAGAAGGGGCCTTCCGCCCGCCTGAGGATGCAGGCCGCTTACCTGGCCCTCTTCCCGGTCCTGCTCCCGCTGATGGTCTGGTACCTTTTCGGCATAGGGGAGGCCGCCGCGGCCCTGTCCGTGCTGGTCCGCAACCTGCTCCTCCTGTGGTTCGCCCTGCGCATAATATCTATGCTCTCGGGCCGCCGCCTTGCTTTCCCGCGCCGTCAATGA
- a CDS encoding tRNA (adenine-N1)-methyltransferase, translating to MAFQEGEYLYLQGEDGRRYFFRLQNSMVKLGGLGVIDGSRFCGKDDGDMVEIVGKRFNVFRPGTVDLMESLERGAQIITPKDACEILFECDIRAGSRVIEVGAGSGGLTTALLNAVAPTGHVHTVEFKQQNADRALRNVKRTGLDQYWTCQIGDARDAPIEFDNADALITDMPDAENALDNLVPHLRNGGRICTYVPNVNQLELSVRALRDRGFADVRSFEVMRRGMEVHEGGTRPSFEMLGHTGYLTFARKRSV from the coding sequence ATGGCATTCCAGGAAGGCGAATACCTCTACCTCCAGGGAGAGGACGGCAGGAGGTACTTCTTCAGGCTCCAGAACTCCATGGTCAAGCTCGGCGGCCTGGGGGTCATCGACGGCAGCCGCTTCTGCGGCAAAGATGACGGGGACATGGTGGAGATCGTCGGGAAGAGGTTCAATGTCTTCCGCCCCGGCACGGTCGATCTCATGGAGTCCCTGGAGAGGGGGGCGCAGATCATCACCCCCAAGGACGCCTGCGAGATCCTGTTCGAATGCGACATCCGCGCCGGGAGCAGGGTGATCGAGGTCGGGGCCGGCTCCGGCGGGCTGACCACCGCCCTGCTGAACGCCGTCGCCCCGACGGGGCATGTGCATACCGTCGAGTTCAAGCAGCAGAACGCGGACCGTGCCCTCAGGAACGTGAAGAGGACCGGGCTCGACCAATATTGGACGTGCCAGATCGGAGATGCGAGGGATGCCCCCATCGAATTCGACAACGCCGACGCCCTCATCACCGACATGCCGGACGCGGAGAACGCCCTCGACAACCTGGTCCCCCATCTGAGGAACGGCGGGAGGATATGCACCTACGTCCCGAACGTCAACCAGCTCGAGCTCTCCGTCAGGGCGCTCAGGGACAGGGGCTTCGCCGATGTCCGCTCGTTCGAGGTCATGCGCCGGGGGATGGAGGTCCACGAGGGCGGCACCCGCCCCAGCTTCGAGATGCTCGGCCACACGGGCTACCTGACCTTCGCCAGGAAGCGCTCGGTCTGA
- the purS gene encoding phosphoribosylformylglycinamidine synthase subunit PurS — translation MTVIDIRIELKKGVADPEGSNTMKTLESLGFKGIRSVKSVKTFVMDLDMPAEEAKKAGEEYCRRLLANPVVQSYSVTVR, via the coding sequence ATGACAGTAATCGATATCAGGATCGAGCTGAAGAAAGGGGTCGCAGACCCGGAGGGATCCAACACCATGAAGACCCTCGAGTCCCTGGGTTTCAAGGGCATCAGGTCCGTGAAATCGGTGAAGACCTTCGTCATGGACCTCGACATGCCCGCCGAAGAGGCGAAGAAGGCCGGCGAAGAGTACTGCAGGAGGCTCCTCGCCAATCCTGTCGTTCAGAGCTACAGCGTCACCGTGAGATGA